The nucleotide sequence ACACGAACGTCATCTTCAGACTGATTTGACATACTTAGACATCCCCCGATATCCACTAAGGGATTGGTGTTACGGCTTGCCGAGACTCGCTGTCTCGAAGGGTGATTCTCCGGTCGGAATGAGGAGCTCCTGTCGGTCTCCGACTCGCTCGGCCAGCTTCTGTTTCAGGTACTGTCTCGCCGTCGACGGCGTGAAGACGCCCTTGTCGAGTATATCGCCGATGACGTCTTTGAGGGCCGCGAACTGTCCCTGCAGGTGGCCGTCGCCGACCGGCTCGCCGTCGTACCAACGCACCGTCGCGAGCGCACCGTTCCCGACCGTCTCTCCCTGTTCGACTGTCTCCGAATCGTACTGCAGGCCGAACCACAGCGTCCGATAGGCGGTCACCTCGAACGTCGTCGACACCACGAAGAACGCCTCGTGGTGGAGGTAGTCGAGATGGTCCGCGACGATCTCGTCGAGGGTGAGCCCGGTGGCGCGGGGTTTCGGCTCGACGACCGTCGACGGTCGGTCCTCGTCAGCGAGGTAGCCGTCGACCGCATCTGCCTCGAGGCCATCGGCCAGTTCCGCCAGCAGCTGTTTCGCCCACTTGGAGTCGGTGTCGTCGCCACCGAACGGCGACTCAGCCGAGATTCGGCGCTTGAGCTTCAGGTTCGCTGCGCCCCAATGGCTGTAGTGGAGCGTGTACTGTCCGTCCGTGCGTTCGTACGCAACGAGTGCGCGGTGTCCCATCGAGCAATCACCTCACGGGGCGACCGCGACTGGATCGCCCCGCACCCCTCTCGGGGGACGAACAACGCTACTCGTCGATCGGGTCGGGGGAACTGAGGTCCGCGTGGAGGACTTCGCCGTCGCGAACGACGTATCGCTTGGCCAGGACTGGGAAGCGGCACTTGGTGAACCCCGCCGCCTGGATATCGAACTCTTCGTCGGCTTCGAGGTGATTGGCGAGTTCTCGCAGGAATTCGTGGGTCACGATCCCGCCTTCGTAGTCCGGCAGGCCGTTCTCCCGCGCCTCGTACACCTCGAAGTCGTCGTACCCCCAGATGGTGAGCTCTCCGTCTTCGGTCACCTCCCAGTCGAGCGTCCCGAAGCAGTAGCTCTCACAGAGCTCGCGGACTGCCTGCGGATCCGATACGATCGCACCAGTCGACGTCGTCGCAGCTTGCAGTGTCGCCATGTCTGGACTTCACGGGGTCGCCCCCCGCACCCCTGTCGGGGGCGATAAACCGACGCGAGAGGTGCCTCCCGAGGCGTGGCCGGCGACTCCAGTTAGGAATCTGCGTGGGCGTCCGCCCCGGCTCCGTCGCCCGGCCGCGTGAGAAGGCTCACCTCTTCCAGGAGGTCTTTCGCGGTCTCGACTCGCTCTCGATCCGCGTCGTCCAATCGGTCGACGTCGAGTCGGTTGAGATTGCTGAGTATACGATGCATCCGGTAGCCCTGTTTGAACTCTTGCTTCATCGGAAGCGCCTCACCGCTCGCCGGCGCGGAAAGACTCCCCATCGAGACTGGCGTCGGGTTTGCAGGAATTCGAGGCCTTAACCAACGAACCTCGACGCTACTCGCAGGCTGTTGGTTAATCGATGCCAGCACTCGCGCTACTCGAGACTGGGTCCGTAGCGAGCCGAGCCACACACCCGGCACTCCCAGATCGGTTGCCCCGTCCACGCCGCATCTGGGACCGATTCGTGGGTCTTGAACCGATGGTCGGTCGCCCGTTCACAGGTTTGACAGCCGAGTTCCTGAGTCGTCGGTACCGACGACTCCTGCCGGTCAGCCGCAGCTTCGCCAGTAGATTCGGTCAGCGCCATCGCTGGAACCAGCCACACCGCATCGTCGGAGTCGTCGAGGACCGCGTCGAGACGTGACGCGTCGCGGATGCCGTCCCCACGCTGGTCGTAGAGCCGCGTCGGGCCCTGCTCCTGGCGCTCCGACGTTCCCTGCCCGATCCACCCACTCCGGTCACGGGTAGCACTGAGAAGCCGCTCACCTTCCTCTGACGACACCTGTACCGCGTCGGGGAGTGAAGGCCATTGCTCGGCTAGCTGGCGCGCCGGCGCCTCGTCGAGATCGTAGATGAGCGTGTAGTCGTCGACGGCCGGCTCCGCCTCGTTGGCGGAGAGGAGGTTCGCCGCGGCGCCGCCCTTCGCGACGGCGCCGTAGAACGTGGTCGACTCGACGACCAGGTGGACGATGCCGAG is from Halostella litorea and encodes:
- a CDS encoding DUF6735 family protein; translated protein: MGHRALVAYERTDGQYTLHYSHWGAANLKLKRRISAESPFGGDDTDSKWAKQLLAELADGLEADAVDGYLADEDRPSTVVEPKPRATGLTLDEIVADHLDYLHHEAFFVVSTTFEVTAYRTLWFGLQYDSETVEQGETVGNGALATVRWYDGEPVGDGHLQGQFAALKDVIGDILDKGVFTPSTARQYLKQKLAERVGDRQELLIPTGESPFETASLGKP
- a CDS encoding biosurfactant protein 1, which gives rise to MNGRYSDFEELRPTGEASHIPDTRLDDGCEGAPRRQRVATSAGGYPDAPTAADGECRSCGASVPDGQTKCRFCLSNHLGGDVTGTDEAASTTCLGIVHLVVESTTFYGAVAKGGAAANLLSANEAEPAVDDYTLIYDLDEAPARQLAEQWPSLPDAVQVSSEEGERLLSATRDRSGWIGQGTSERQEQGPTRLYDQRGDGIRDASRLDAVLDDSDDAVWLVPAMALTESTGEAAADRQESSVPTTQELGCQTCERATDHRFKTHESVPDAAWTGQPIWECRVCGSARYGPSLE